In a single window of the Aminomonas paucivorans DSM 12260 genome:
- the purN gene encoding phosphoribosylglycinamide formyltransferase codes for MTPLGVLLSGRGTNFLALAEAIERGEVPGRIVLVASDRADAPGLERARERGLATAVLPYDEGRDRGEAALEALLSQHGIRHLVLAGFMRVLSPSFVRRHEGEILNLHPALLPSFPGAHGIRDAWEGGVTVTGVTVHLVDEKVDHGPILAQEAVPVLPGDTLESLEDRIHETEHRIYPRTIARWLLEGDFSRKGRDSR; via the coding sequence GTGACCCCCCTGGGGGTGCTCCTGTCGGGGCGGGGCACCAACTTCCTCGCCCTGGCGGAGGCCATCGAACGGGGGGAGGTGCCGGGGCGCATCGTCCTGGTGGCCTCGGACCGGGCCGACGCCCCGGGGCTGGAACGGGCCCGGGAACGGGGCCTCGCCACGGCGGTGTTGCCTTACGACGAGGGGCGGGACCGGGGCGAAGCGGCTCTGGAGGCCCTCCTGTCCCAACATGGAATCCGCCACCTGGTGCTGGCGGGCTTCATGAGGGTCCTCTCCCCCTCCTTCGTGCGACGCCACGAGGGGGAGATCCTCAACCTGCACCCCGCCCTGCTTCCCTCCTTCCCCGGGGCCCACGGCATCCGGGACGCCTGGGAGGGAGGCGTGACGGTGACGGGGGTGACGGTGCACCTGGTGGACGAGAAGGTGGACCACGGCCCCATCCTGGCCCAGGAGGCGGTCCCGGTGCTGCCCGGGGACACCCTGGAGTCCCTGGAGGACCGCATCCACGAAACGGAACACCGAATCTACCCCCGGACCATCGCCCGATGGCTCCTGGAGGGGGACTTCTCCCGCAAAGGAAGGGATTCCCGATGA
- the purM gene encoding phosphoribosylformylglycinamidine cyclo-ligase, with amino-acid sequence MTWSYEKAGVNLAAADSWVDAIKGLVGRVPRDPRVVGGIGGFSGLFRLQGDLLLAGCCDGVGTKVEVAREAGDYRGLGQDLVAMNVNDLVTCGARPLFFLDYLACGRLEVPVLSQVVAGVVDACAASDCVLLGGETAEMPGVYAPTGLDLAGFSVGMVREADLLTPDRVRPGDLLLGLSSSGVHSNGYSLVRSALLSGSERLTLEETPEGLDAPLGETLLRPTKLYVRPALAAAATGKVRAMAHITGGGLEGNLVRVIPEGLKPELRYDAWERPEIFRLLSRRGVEEEEMRRVFNLGIGFVLVVPEDGEAAVCAALKGFGEEPRRIGRVVPA; translated from the coding sequence ATGACCTGGAGCTATGAGAAGGCCGGGGTGAACCTGGCGGCGGCGGACTCCTGGGTGGACGCCATCAAGGGTCTGGTGGGACGGGTCCCCCGGGACCCTCGGGTGGTGGGGGGCATCGGGGGCTTCTCCGGCCTCTTCCGCCTTCAGGGGGACCTGCTTCTGGCGGGATGCTGCGACGGGGTGGGCACCAAGGTGGAGGTGGCCCGGGAGGCGGGAGACTACCGGGGCCTGGGGCAGGACCTGGTGGCCATGAACGTGAACGACCTGGTGACCTGCGGGGCCCGCCCCCTCTTCTTCCTGGACTATCTGGCCTGCGGTCGCCTGGAGGTGCCCGTGCTCTCCCAGGTGGTGGCGGGGGTGGTGGACGCCTGCGCCGCCTCGGACTGCGTCCTTCTGGGAGGCGAGACGGCGGAGATGCCCGGGGTGTACGCCCCCACGGGGCTGGACCTGGCGGGCTTCTCCGTGGGGATGGTCCGGGAGGCGGACCTGCTGACCCCGGATCGGGTGCGCCCGGGGGACCTGCTGCTGGGCCTGTCCAGCTCCGGGGTGCACAGCAACGGGTACAGCCTGGTGCGCTCCGCCCTCCTCTCCGGATCGGAGCGCCTCACCCTGGAGGAGACGCCGGAAGGGCTGGACGCCCCCCTGGGGGAGACCCTGCTTCGCCCCACGAAGCTCTACGTGCGCCCCGCCCTGGCGGCGGCGGCTACGGGGAAGGTGCGCGCCATGGCCCACATCACCGGCGGGGGCCTGGAGGGCAACCTGGTGCGGGTGATCCCGGAAGGTCTGAAGCCGGAGCTTCGCTACGACGCCTGGGAGCGCCCGGAAATCTTCCGCCTCCTCTCCCGACGGGGGGTGGAGGAAGAGGAGATGCGCCGGGTGTTCAACCTGGGGATCGGGTTCGTCCTGGTGGTCCCGGAGGACGGAGAGGCGGCGGTGTGCGCCGCCCTGAAGGGCTTCGGGGAGGAACCCCGGCGCATCGGCCGGGTGGTGCCCGCGTGA
- the purF gene encoding amidophosphoribosyltransferase, with product MCGVFGAFSASGRPVLEDVYLGLYALQHRGQESAGVSWIDHGNVHSLKGMGLVHNALDQGTLSSIPASSAIGHVRYSTFGGSLFQNAQPLAANYARGPVAIAHNGNLTNADGLMHYLENRGAIFQSTCDTETILHLMAHQAHKNPLDALMDALRRLEGAYSLAVLLEDRLVAARDPWGFRPLVLGVRDDVTYVASESCALDIVGAKLLRDVEPGEVVVIDAKGTLSLRIPMTPRKGFHCSFEYVYFARPDSVLDGRSVYQARKELGRRLALRCPCSEAELVAGMPDSGTLAALGYAEASACPFEIAVVRNRYVGRTFIQPTQRVREIGVRIKLNPNGEIFRDRDAVVVDDSIVRGTTASRVVSLIRDAGARSVHLRIASPPVRFPCYYGIDTPCSEELAAARMDLEALRREVGADSLAYLDETDLVESIGLPEEKLCTACFSGRYLEGGTCHDLEL from the coding sequence ATGTGCGGCGTCTTCGGAGCCTTCTCCGCCTCCGGTCGTCCGGTGCTGGAGGACGTGTACCTGGGTCTGTACGCCCTCCAGCACCGGGGGCAGGAATCCGCGGGGGTCTCCTGGATCGACCACGGGAACGTGCACTCCCTGAAGGGGATGGGGCTGGTGCATAACGCCCTGGATCAGGGCACCCTCTCCTCCATCCCCGCCTCCTCTGCCATCGGGCACGTGCGCTACTCCACCTTCGGGGGCTCCCTGTTCCAGAACGCCCAGCCCTTGGCGGCCAACTACGCCCGAGGCCCCGTGGCCATCGCCCACAACGGCAACCTCACCAACGCCGACGGGCTCATGCACTACCTGGAGAACCGGGGAGCCATCTTCCAGTCCACCTGCGACACCGAGACCATCCTGCACCTCATGGCCCACCAGGCCCACAAGAACCCCCTGGACGCCCTGATGGACGCCCTGCGCCGCCTGGAGGGAGCCTACAGCCTGGCGGTGCTTCTGGAGGACCGCCTGGTGGCCGCCCGGGACCCCTGGGGCTTCCGGCCCCTGGTCCTGGGGGTCCGGGACGACGTGACCTACGTGGCCTCGGAGTCCTGCGCTCTGGACATCGTGGGGGCCAAGCTCCTCCGGGACGTGGAACCCGGGGAGGTGGTGGTGATCGATGCCAAGGGAACCCTGAGCCTGCGGATCCCCATGACCCCTCGGAAGGGCTTCCACTGCTCCTTCGAATACGTCTACTTCGCCCGGCCCGACAGCGTCCTGGACGGCCGTTCGGTGTACCAGGCCCGCAAGGAGCTGGGACGCCGCCTGGCCCTTCGCTGCCCCTGCAGCGAGGCGGAGCTGGTGGCGGGGATGCCCGACAGCGGCACCCTGGCGGCCCTGGGCTACGCCGAGGCCTCCGCCTGTCCCTTCGAGATCGCGGTGGTGCGGAACCGCTACGTGGGGCGAACCTTCATCCAGCCCACCCAGCGGGTTCGGGAGATCGGGGTGCGCATCAAGCTGAATCCCAACGGGGAGATCTTCCGGGACCGGGACGCGGTGGTGGTGGACGATTCCATCGTCCGGGGCACCACCGCGTCCCGGGTGGTGAGCCTCATCCGGGACGCGGGGGCCCGGTCGGTGCACCTGCGCATCGCCTCCCCTCCCGTGCGCTTCCCCTGCTACTACGGCATCGACACCCCCTGCTCGGAGGAACTGGCGGCGGCCCGGATGGACCTGGAGGCCCTGCGCCGGGAGGTGGGAGCGGACTCCCTGGCCTACCTGGACGAGACGGACCTGGTGGAGTCCATCGGCCTGCCGGAGGAGAAGCTCTGCACCGCCTGCTTCAGCGGGCGCTATCTGGAAGGAGGCACCTGCCATGACCTGGAGCTATGA
- the purL gene encoding phosphoribosylformylglycinamidine synthase subunit PurL, which yields MKGREVGLKEREWELLLQRLGREPNDLELQMVGVMWSEHCSYKSTRNFLKELPQKGEAVVHGPGENAGVVDLGEGWGLAFKVESHNHPSAVAPYQGAATGVGGIIRDILAMGARPVASLDGLCFGDPSTPRTAHLAPGIVEGIGGYGNAVGVPTVGGLTLHDPCYDDNPLVNAFCAGLVRLENLASSQTAVPGLAVLLLGSKTGRDGIAGAAFASRELEEDGAASRPQIQIGDPFEEKLLIEACLELLDKRLIVGMQDMGAAGILSSSSEVAFKSGVGMTIHCDRVPLREADMAPWEIFLSESQERMLLVVEPGRVQEVEALARRYGLDCAAVGQTEAGNRYRVFHRGELVADLPTSLLGGDAPLADWEARIPADLGCRQTLRLEEHPDLASVGSALEDLFRDPNLGDFTWIHEQYDSMVQLNTVLGPGSPVAALRLKNSSRRVVLSMETNPWCSHLDPRGGTAEATAACLRALWVAGARPLGLTNCLNFPSPEVPEQYWELGEAIRGMAWACEELDCPVVSGNVSLYNESASGKILPTPLLVAAGLVEDGAHLLSPGGGRPGDRIVLVGPSCSLGGSLYGRRTFGLKGKPFLFQPDLELDFRTRSLEAARSGLASSGRTLAAGGLGGTLVKILLTSGLGAEVDFRSPDRKDLFFFGEGGPRALYTVPQKSLVPFLALWRGYPAEVLGGLKEERTLTLPDEAPLPLDRLAALRPGRP from the coding sequence ATGAAGGGGCGTGAGGTGGGGCTGAAGGAACGGGAGTGGGAGCTGCTCCTCCAGAGGCTGGGGCGGGAGCCCAACGACCTGGAACTCCAGATGGTGGGGGTCATGTGGTCGGAGCACTGCAGCTACAAGTCCACCCGGAACTTCCTGAAGGAGCTTCCCCAGAAGGGGGAGGCGGTGGTCCACGGCCCGGGGGAGAACGCCGGGGTGGTGGACCTGGGGGAAGGCTGGGGGTTGGCCTTCAAGGTGGAAAGCCACAACCACCCCTCCGCCGTGGCGCCCTATCAGGGAGCCGCCACCGGGGTGGGGGGCATCATCCGGGACATCCTGGCCATGGGAGCCCGTCCGGTGGCCTCCCTGGACGGCCTCTGCTTCGGGGACCCCTCGACCCCCCGGACGGCCCACCTGGCCCCGGGGATCGTGGAAGGCATCGGGGGCTACGGCAACGCCGTGGGGGTTCCCACGGTGGGAGGCCTGACCCTGCACGACCCCTGCTACGATGACAACCCCCTGGTGAACGCCTTCTGCGCCGGCCTGGTGCGGCTGGAGAACCTGGCCAGCAGCCAGACCGCCGTCCCGGGTCTTGCGGTGCTGCTTCTGGGCTCCAAGACGGGGCGGGACGGCATCGCCGGGGCGGCCTTCGCCTCCCGGGAGCTGGAGGAGGACGGGGCGGCCAGCCGCCCCCAGATCCAGATCGGAGACCCCTTCGAGGAGAAACTCCTCATCGAGGCCTGCCTGGAGCTGCTGGACAAACGACTCATCGTGGGAATGCAGGACATGGGGGCGGCGGGGATCCTCTCCTCCTCCAGCGAGGTGGCCTTCAAGAGCGGCGTGGGCATGACCATCCACTGCGACCGGGTGCCCCTGCGGGAAGCGGACATGGCCCCTTGGGAGATCTTCCTCTCCGAGTCCCAGGAACGGATGCTCCTGGTGGTGGAGCCCGGGAGGGTGCAGGAGGTGGAGGCCCTGGCAAGGCGCTACGGCCTGGACTGCGCCGCCGTGGGACAGACCGAGGCGGGGAACCGCTATCGGGTCTTCCACCGGGGCGAACTGGTGGCGGACCTGCCCACCTCCCTTTTGGGGGGAGATGCCCCCCTGGCGGACTGGGAGGCTCGAATCCCCGCGGACCTGGGGTGCCGCCAGACGCTGCGCCTGGAGGAACACCCGGACCTGGCCTCAGTGGGCTCGGCCCTGGAGGACCTCTTCCGGGATCCCAACCTGGGGGACTTCACCTGGATCCACGAGCAGTACGACTCCATGGTGCAGCTCAACACCGTCCTGGGGCCGGGAAGCCCCGTGGCGGCGCTGCGCCTCAAGAACTCCTCCCGGCGGGTGGTCCTCTCCATGGAGACGAACCCCTGGTGCAGCCACCTGGACCCTCGGGGCGGCACCGCGGAAGCCACCGCCGCCTGCCTCCGGGCCCTCTGGGTGGCGGGAGCCCGCCCCTTGGGTCTCACCAACTGCCTGAACTTCCCCTCTCCGGAGGTGCCGGAGCAGTACTGGGAGCTGGGAGAGGCGATCCGAGGCATGGCCTGGGCCTGCGAGGAGCTGGACTGCCCGGTGGTGTCCGGCAACGTGAGCCTCTACAACGAGAGCGCCTCGGGGAAGATCCTCCCCACCCCCCTGCTGGTGGCGGCGGGGCTGGTGGAGGACGGAGCGCACCTGCTCTCCCCAGGGGGAGGCAGGCCCGGCGACCGGATCGTCCTGGTGGGCCCCTCCTGCTCCCTGGGGGGAAGTCTTTACGGAAGGCGGACCTTCGGCCTGAAGGGCAAGCCCTTCCTCTTCCAGCCCGACCTGGAGCTGGACTTCCGAACCCGCAGCCTCGAAGCCGCCCGAAGCGGCCTGGCCTCTTCGGGACGCACCCTGGCGGCGGGAGGCCTGGGGGGCACCCTGGTCAAGATCCTCCTGACCTCGGGTCTGGGGGCGGAGGTGGACTTCCGTTCCCCGGACCGCAAGGACCTGTTCTTCTTCGGGGAGGGGGGACCCCGGGCCCTCTACACGGTGCCCCAGAAGTCTCTGGTGCCTTTCCTCGCCCTGTGGCGGGGCTATCCCGCAGAGGTGCTGGGGGGACTCAAGGAGGAGCGGACCCTGACCCTCCCCGACGAGGCACCCCTTCCCCTGGATCGTCTGGCGGCGCTCCGCCCGGGGAGACCCTAG
- the purQ gene encoding phosphoribosylformylglycinamidine synthase subunit PurQ gives MRAAVVIFPGSNCDRDVIWALEDTLHIPVDPVWHDETSFPTPPDLVVLPGGFSYGDYLRSGAMAARSPLMGAVKAHAEAGGLLLGICNGFQVLTEARLLPGALLPNTCQTFLCRPCHLRVERVDTPFTGRYAPGQVVQFPIAHHEGLFFLPEAELDELERRGQVVFRYATPEGVVGPEASPNGSLRAIAGIVNGRGNVLGLMPHPERASEALLGGADGREMWHSVSDWVRTQGNGRFGHEGA, from the coding sequence ATGCGAGCCGCCGTCGTCATCTTTCCCGGAAGCAACTGCGACCGCGACGTGATCTGGGCCCTGGAAGACACCCTGCACATCCCCGTGGACCCGGTGTGGCACGACGAGACCTCCTTCCCTACCCCCCCGGATCTGGTGGTGCTCCCCGGGGGCTTCTCCTACGGAGACTACCTGCGTTCCGGCGCCATGGCGGCGCGAAGCCCCCTCATGGGGGCGGTGAAGGCCCACGCCGAGGCGGGGGGGCTGCTCCTGGGCATCTGCAACGGCTTCCAGGTCCTCACGGAGGCGCGTCTGCTTCCCGGAGCCCTGCTGCCCAACACCTGCCAGACCTTCCTCTGCCGCCCCTGCCACCTTCGGGTGGAGCGCGTCGACACCCCCTTCACGGGACGCTACGCTCCCGGACAGGTGGTACAGTTCCCCATCGCCCACCACGAGGGACTCTTCTTCCTCCCCGAGGCGGAGCTGGACGAGCTGGAAAGACGCGGCCAGGTGGTGTTCCGGTACGCCACCCCCGAGGGGGTCGTGGGCCCCGAGGCCAGCCCCAACGGCTCCCTGCGGGCCATCGCGGGGATCGTCAACGGTCGGGGGAACGTGCTGGGACTGATGCCCCACCCCGAGCGGGCCTCCGAGGCCCTTCTTGGAGGAGCGGACGGCCGGGAAATGTGGCATTCGGTAAGCGACTGGGTGCGGACCCAGGGGAACGGGAGGTTCGGCCATGAAGGGGCGTGA
- the purS gene encoding phosphoribosylformylglycinamidine synthase subunit PurS, with translation MNYRASVLVYPKRGVLDTQGKAVQATLIRLGHGTLEEVRVGRYLQLLLEAPSEAAAREEGDRMCRELLVNDLIEEYSLQVEPA, from the coding sequence ATGAACTACCGAGCCTCCGTGCTGGTCTACCCCAAGAGGGGTGTCCTGGACACCCAGGGCAAGGCGGTGCAGGCCACCCTGATCCGCCTGGGCCACGGGACCCTGGAGGAGGTCCGGGTGGGGCGGTACCTGCAGCTCCTCCTGGAGGCCCCCTCGGAGGCGGCGGCCCGGGAGGAAGGAGACCGGATGTGCCGGGAACTCCTGGTGAACGACCTGATCGAGGAATACTCCCTCCAGGTGGAACCGGCCTGA
- the purC gene encoding phosphoribosylaminoimidazolesuccinocarboxamide synthase produces MEKREFLYEGKAKKLYGTDDPTQVVVEYKDHLTAFNAQKKATMGGKGRLNNLISAHLFEKLRDRGIPVHFERILDDVHQLVKKVVIFPLEVVVRNITTGSLCKRLGIREGMELPRPLVEFYYKEDALDDPLILEDHALLFGWATREELDTIKALALRVNDELREIFSGLGIILVDFKLEFGRDMEGNLLLADEISPDTCRFWDRSTGDRLDKDRFRKDLGDVLGAYEEIWRRLSGGAGR; encoded by the coding sequence ATGGAAAAGCGCGAGTTCCTCTACGAGGGCAAGGCGAAGAAACTCTACGGCACCGACGACCCGACGCAGGTGGTGGTGGAATACAAGGACCACCTCACCGCCTTCAACGCGCAGAAGAAGGCCACCATGGGGGGCAAGGGGCGCCTCAACAACCTCATCAGCGCCCATCTCTTCGAAAAGCTGCGGGATCGGGGCATTCCGGTTCATTTTGAACGGATCCTCGACGACGTGCACCAACTGGTGAAGAAGGTAGTGATCTTCCCCCTGGAGGTGGTGGTGCGGAACATCACCACCGGGTCTCTGTGCAAACGCCTGGGCATCCGGGAGGGTATGGAGCTGCCCCGCCCCCTGGTGGAGTTCTACTATAAGGAAGATGCCCTGGACGACCCCCTGATCCTGGAGGACCACGCCCTGCTTTTCGGCTGGGCCACCCGGGAGGAGCTGGACACCATCAAGGCCCTGGCCCTTCGGGTGAACGACGAGCTGCGGGAGATCTTCTCCGGCCTGGGGATCATCCTGGTGGACTTCAAGCTGGAGTTCGGCCGGGACATGGAGGGGAACCTGCTGCTGGCGGACGAGATCTCCCCGGACACCTGCCGCTTCTGGGATCGCAGCACCGGGGACCGGTTGGACAAGGACCGTTTCCGCAAGGATCTGGGAGACGTGCTGGGGGCCTACGAGGAGATCTGGCGGCGCCTTTCCGGAGGGGCGGGACGATGA
- a CDS encoding ABC transporter substrate-binding protein, with amino-acid sequence MRKRTSVVLAVACLALCVLGSAAFAADKVIKIGTLFPLTGPCAVAGQRCVAAVETAAEVINNKHPELKVPLAAQEGINGGTKIVLVKADTQGKPDVAKSEAERLYNQEGVYAIIGCYNSSSTKPASAVAERMKKIFMCGCSSSAALTDRNFKYFFRLAPTDKTESAEFTEYFQEINKSQKAGIKTVGFIYENTEFGKHAADEGKAAAKAAGFQIVADVAFTPGATNLNSEVQTLKAANPDAVYGACLGGDYTLWVRSMKQMNWLPKAAINYCTGYQDPIIAKQLGPDGDLFMGGTGYSPEIGAKYMKAVAAVEKLYTKKTTVPFDSDSIQEAVALFILAQAIDKAKTLDVEKVAETLRTTTWDSPLSLGGKVAFGAGGQNMKATSVITQLHGLKYVPVFPKEYAEAKATVPMTPWDKRK; translated from the coding sequence ATGAGGAAGCGTACGTCCGTTGTCCTGGCGGTGGCCTGCCTGGCCCTTTGCGTCCTGGGAAGCGCGGCCTTTGCGGCGGACAAGGTCATCAAGATCGGCACCCTGTTCCCCCTGACGGGACCCTGTGCGGTGGCGGGGCAGCGCTGCGTCGCCGCCGTGGAGACCGCCGCGGAGGTCATCAACAACAAGCATCCGGAGCTGAAGGTCCCCCTGGCGGCCCAGGAAGGCATCAACGGGGGCACCAAGATCGTCCTCGTGAAGGCGGATACCCAGGGCAAGCCAGACGTGGCCAAGTCCGAAGCCGAACGCCTCTATAACCAGGAGGGGGTCTACGCCATCATCGGCTGCTACAACAGCTCCTCCACCAAGCCCGCCAGCGCCGTGGCGGAGCGCATGAAGAAGATCTTCATGTGCGGCTGTTCCAGCTCCGCCGCCCTGACGGATCGGAACTTCAAGTACTTCTTCCGCCTCGCCCCCACGGACAAGACCGAGTCGGCGGAGTTCACGGAGTACTTCCAGGAGATCAACAAGAGCCAGAAGGCGGGCATCAAGACCGTGGGCTTCATCTACGAGAACACGGAGTTCGGCAAGCACGCCGCCGACGAGGGCAAGGCGGCCGCCAAGGCTGCGGGCTTCCAGATCGTGGCGGACGTGGCCTTCACCCCCGGAGCCACCAACCTGAACAGCGAGGTGCAGACCCTGAAGGCCGCCAACCCCGACGCGGTGTACGGCGCCTGCCTGGGCGGGGACTACACCCTGTGGGTCCGCAGCATGAAGCAGATGAACTGGCTGCCCAAGGCGGCCATCAACTACTGCACGGGCTACCAGGATCCCATCATCGCCAAGCAGCTGGGACCCGACGGGGACCTCTTCATGGGCGGCACGGGCTACTCCCCGGAGATCGGGGCGAAGTACATGAAGGCCGTGGCGGCGGTGGAGAAGCTCTACACCAAGAAGACCACCGTGCCCTTCGACTCCGACTCCATCCAGGAGGCCGTGGCTCTGTTCATCCTGGCCCAGGCGATCGACAAGGCCAAGACCCTGGATGTGGAGAAGGTGGCGGAGACCCTGCGCACCACCACATGGGATTCTCCCCTCTCCCTGGGGGGCAAGGTCGCTTTCGGTGCGGGAGGCCAGAACATGAAGGCCACCAGCGTCATCACCCAGCTCCACGGGCTGAAGTACGTCCCCGTGTTCCCCAAGGAGTATGCGGAGGCCAAGGCCACCGTCCCCATGACCCCTTGGGACAAGCGCAAGTAG
- a CDS encoding branched-chain amino acid ABC transporter permease, with protein sequence MVHLFQVILDGAMSGLLYALVAAGLSLIWGVMDVINFAHGEFLMVAMYLSYWIGFLAHVDPIVSWIASAAFLFLLGAVTYKLIVSRCLGKAAMAPLLATFGLSMVLKNFCLNRFSPNFRLLSGTLLEGKKILLGELVIPLPQLVTSLFALGVLALLYVMLKKSRLGWAIQATAMDREAAELMGIDTEKIFLLVFGLGGACVGIAGGLLPSYLAVHPEVGGLFGLIAFMVVAMGGFGSIPGALIAALMIGLVESFTGFYVAPVFKYVAVFGIYLVVIMIRPKGLFGW encoded by the coding sequence ATGGTTCATCTGTTCCAGGTGATCCTCGACGGGGCGATGAGCGGTCTGCTCTACGCCCTGGTCGCCGCGGGCCTGAGCCTGATCTGGGGAGTCATGGACGTCATCAACTTCGCCCACGGCGAGTTTCTGATGGTGGCCATGTACCTGAGCTACTGGATCGGCTTTCTGGCCCACGTGGACCCCATCGTCTCCTGGATCGCCTCGGCGGCCTTCCTCTTTCTCCTGGGGGCGGTCACCTACAAGCTCATCGTGTCCCGGTGCCTGGGCAAGGCGGCCATGGCCCCCCTGCTGGCCACCTTCGGCCTGTCCATGGTGCTGAAGAACTTCTGTCTCAATCGGTTCTCCCCCAACTTCCGCCTCCTCTCCGGAACCCTTCTGGAGGGGAAGAAGATCCTCCTGGGGGAGCTGGTGATCCCCCTGCCCCAGCTGGTCACCAGCCTCTTTGCCCTGGGAGTGCTGGCCCTTCTCTACGTGATGCTGAAGAAGAGCCGCCTGGGCTGGGCCATCCAGGCTACCGCCATGGATCGGGAGGCGGCGGAACTCATGGGCATCGACACGGAGAAGATCTTCCTCCTGGTCTTCGGCCTCGGCGGGGCTTGCGTGGGCATCGCCGGGGGGCTGCTGCCCTCCTACCTGGCGGTGCACCCGGAGGTGGGTGGACTCTTCGGCCTCATCGCCTTCATGGTGGTGGCCATGGGAGGGTTCGGGAGCATCCCCGGAGCCCTCATCGCGGCCCTCATGATCGGCCTGGTGGAGTCCTTCACGGGGTTCTACGTGGCTCCGGTGTTCAAGTACGTGGCGGTTTTCGGCATCTATCTGGTGGTCATCATGATCCGGCCCAAGGGCCTTTTCGGGTGGTGA
- a CDS encoding branched-chain amino acid ABC transporter permease — protein sequence MIRQTRRSDLLWYGFVALLAALPLVPGLIGNSFRAHVFILVLLYASMSQAWNILGGYCGQVSFGHSVFFGIGAYGAGLAVVTYGGTPWLGALLGALAASAVSVLVSYPCFKLKGHYFAIATFAIVEIFNRLFMVWDWVGGALGLDYPILPDGWKDFVWTNTKEGYYYGALGLFVLVFGVVRWIERHRLGAYLRAVREGQETAESLGVNSTVVKLAAMASSAFLAGLCGAFFVQYNFRVDPPMVMSLDMSMKFVLVTILGGVGTFLGPLLGAAVLIPLQEYTRAYLGSLGSGMDLIIFGALIILMMVKQPRGIMGILADLGVLGGRRSREKKEDEA from the coding sequence ATGATCCGGCAGACTCGACGCAGCGATCTCCTCTGGTACGGCTTCGTCGCCCTCCTGGCCGCCCTTCCCCTGGTTCCGGGGCTCATCGGCAACAGCTTCCGGGCCCACGTGTTCATCCTGGTGCTCCTGTACGCCTCCATGTCCCAAGCCTGGAATATCCTGGGAGGCTACTGCGGTCAGGTCTCCTTCGGCCACTCCGTGTTCTTCGGCATCGGAGCCTACGGGGCGGGACTGGCGGTGGTCACCTACGGAGGCACCCCCTGGCTGGGGGCCCTTCTGGGAGCCCTGGCCGCTTCCGCAGTCTCCGTCCTGGTGAGCTACCCCTGCTTCAAGCTCAAGGGGCATTACTTCGCCATCGCCACCTTCGCCATCGTGGAGATCTTCAACCGGCTCTTCATGGTGTGGGACTGGGTGGGAGGTGCCCTGGGGCTGGACTACCCCATCCTGCCGGATGGGTGGAAGGACTTCGTCTGGACCAACACCAAGGAGGGGTACTACTACGGCGCCCTGGGCCTGTTCGTCCTGGTCTTCGGCGTGGTGCGCTGGATCGAACGGCACCGTCTGGGGGCCTACCTGCGGGCGGTTCGGGAGGGGCAGGAGACCGCCGAGTCCCTGGGGGTGAACAGCACCGTCGTCAAGCTCGCCGCCATGGCCTCCTCCGCCTTCCTGGCGGGCCTGTGCGGGGCCTTCTTCGTGCAGTACAACTTCCGAGTGGATCCCCCCATGGTCATGTCCCTGGATATGTCCATGAAGTTCGTGCTGGTCACCATTCTGGGAGGCGTGGGAACCTTCCTGGGGCCCCTGCTGGGGGCGGCGGTGCTCATCCCCCTGCAGGAGTACACCCGGGCCTACCTGGGCAGCCTGGGGAGCGGAATGGATCTGATCATCTTCGGCGCCCTCATCATCCTCATGATGGTGAAGCAGCCCCGGGGGATCATGGGCATCCTGGCGGACCTGGGCGTCCTGGGAGGACGCCGGTCCCGCGAGAAGAAGGAGGACGAGGCCTGA